The Pseudomonas protegens genome contains the following window.
CCGTCCCATCTGTTTTTCCATATGTGAAATCTTTCATATCCAATAATCTCCACCCTTCTTTAACTAGCTTTAGTCTTGCCGCTTTGGATGCCTCGGTAATATGAACGATTGCACTAGGGTAAGGGAGTTTTATCAGGTTGTTATAAGGCTGGCGCACTTCTTTGCCAAGCGCGGGCATAACCTCGTCAAGTGCTTTTCCCATTACAATAAATGTCGGCAGGTTTTCCAGGTTTGTGTCATAGGTCGGCTGGTCCCTGGTAGCCAGTTTGAGTATGGTTGTATTTTTCTCCTGAAAACAGTCCAAAACTTCAAGCTTGATCTTCGGCATGTTGGGTAAGCATCGCTGTTCGTTAGAGAAAGCCAGCAACGAAAAAGAAGCAGAACAAAACAGTGTCAGCAACCTAAGAAAAAACTTATGTCTCATCATTTAATACGCTCCAGATGGCTTTGGATGCCTGCTGTCTCTCATTGTTGTGATTCGTTATACCATTTGGATTTTTCCTGTTAGTTATCGCCCCATAATTCTAGAGATTGTTTGGGGCGAACCTTCATCTGCACGTCTATTGATTCTCTCCCTGGCCCAATAAAATCCAGATGTATCACAAGCATTGTAATTATCTGTGGCAAGCAGGTGCGGATTAGGATCTAGTGTGAAGTTTTGAGCTCTATGCTGTTCATGATTTTTATAGTTTCGTCGCCCAGTAATTTGTAGAAAACCTCGGCCGTGAAATCGATCGCCATCTCCTAACATCCCTCCGGCCAATGCGTTGGCAACGCCGTTGTCCATGCCAGCAGCTTTCGCTGCAATCTGATTTGGGCGACTTGCTATATAGTTTTCGCAATTATAAATATATTCGTCTTCGCCCAGAGTGCTACCGGGTTCGTCGATGTCGTTGTTCCTGAGTTCGCCTCAAGTGCTATTCGACTTTGGTTGTTTCATATTCGAGCACCTCGATTCGATTTCGACTGAGCCTTTTAGAGTGAAAGCTGGCCATTCTTATATTTCCGGCCTGCGGTCTGGGTGTTCTGCGTCAAAACCCTGGGTGGGGTGTGGGGGGAGGGGGTGATCTTTCATTAGGTTGGGGAAGCGCAGATTTGGATTTTTATCAAGTTGTTTGGATAACTCAGAGTAAAGCTCGTGGAGCTTTTCGTCTGGTTTATATCCAAAGTTATACATGGGTTGAGGGGTTGGTTCGAATGCTCCTTTTAGATTGCTGAAGCCAGTAGAGTTGCCCAGGGAGGCTGCACGTTGATAGTAGAATAATGCGCGCGCTTTATTTTTTTTGGCGATTTCATAAAATGCTGCTGTCTCAATGACTGCGTCCGATGAGTCCTGAGCGCCCGCGCATCGAAAATACAACTCTGCCATCTTGTCGTCTTGCTTGTTTTTAGGTAATGAAAATGATAGGTGATTTCCAATTGCAACCTGTGCCAATGGGCTGCCCAGTCGTGCAGCCTGAAACATATAGGAACTGGCCATTCTATCTGACTTCAAAACACCTCTTCCATTCTCGGTGGTAACTGCCCAGTTGTAATACCCCAATGGAACTCCAAGTTTTATCATGCGCTCGTAGAGCTCAAGCATCTTACTGGTGTCTTGTTCAATGCCAGGTCTTCCTGGCCACCCCGTGCGATAAAGACCAGCTAAATTATGCATGGCTTTCCAATGATCCCTGGCAATGGCTTGCTCATAAAGACCCACTATTTTTTTCCAATCCTTAACCCCACGCGTTTTTTCTAGAGTGCGTGCTTGTTGAAACCAGGATTCAGCCTGTGGATCCAGTGGCGGGTTGTTGTCTCGTTCATAGGCGCAGGTAAAAATTGGATATGCCACAGCAATCGCTCCATTCAATAGAAGTAAAACAATACAGGCGCAAAAATGTATGAATTTAATCAACTGCTTTGGCATAAGGGGTCTCCACATCCCAAAAACGTGTTAGATGAGCCATCAGAGGTGTATTTTTGTTTTTGTTTTTCCAGTTCTTATCCATAACATCATTCCATTTTTTGAAGTTTTTTGCCGAATCACACCGTCCCTTCTCATCACTAATCGACTCCCCCACATGCAACTTCCATAA
Protein-coding sequences here:
- a CDS encoding tetratricopeptide repeat protein, encoding MPKQLIKFIHFCACIVLLLLNGAIAVAYPIFTCAYERDNNPPLDPQAESWFQQARTLEKTRGVKDWKKIVGLYEQAIARDHWKAMHNLAGLYRTGWPGRPGIEQDTSKMLELYERMIKLGVPLGYYNWAVTTENGRGVLKSDRMASSYMFQAARLGSPLAQVAIGNHLSFSLPKNKQDDKMAELYFRCAGAQDSSDAVIETAAFYEIAKKNKARALFYYQRAASLGNSTGFSNLKGAFEPTPQPMYNFGYKPDEKLHELYSELSKQLDKNPNLRFPNLMKDHPLPPHPTQGFDAEHPDRRPEI